Proteins from a genomic interval of Ensifer canadensis:
- a CDS encoding FAD-binding oxidoreductase, which produces MDRLQPEFKDEIRRIVGDENLKDEEAIATIDHGVAPENLGAGAVVFPRTTDEVAAVVKCCLANGISLVTHGGRTGLVGGAMSRPGELVLSTVRLNRILDISPIERVAVVEAGVTLQALQVAAAEHRLETGIDLPSRGSATIGGMASTNAGGIAAFRFGVMRHRILGLEAVLADGSIYSDLTRVVKNAAGYDLKHLFVGAEGTLGIITRIAVKLEPQPFATATVLFGLPSVDAALETVRRGLDAEYGQLRAAEAIWNTYFRLTSGHHRWSVSDYNAEHPVNLLVSLSGAEEGALQSELGRIYEDVIEDHPDASAVIASSGAQEMDLWRLREDTDLIYRKHPSAPSYDVSVPLSQVGSYLNRCLADLRGLDATFDPYVFGHLADGNLHIVLNAAGSDIAGEKAKAIEKVLYRDIVTIGGSFSAEHGIGTKRVGSLSATSNPVKLALMHRVKDTLDASAILNPGKVLPRQPTLRRRVHATR; this is translated from the coding sequence ATGGATCGCCTACAGCCCGAATTCAAAGACGAAATTCGTAGAATTGTTGGTGACGAAAATCTCAAGGACGAGGAGGCCATTGCCACGATCGACCACGGAGTTGCACCTGAAAATCTCGGGGCAGGCGCCGTAGTCTTCCCGAGAACGACCGATGAGGTTGCCGCCGTCGTCAAATGTTGCCTCGCCAACGGGATCTCGCTCGTCACCCATGGAGGACGAACCGGGCTCGTAGGCGGGGCGATGTCTCGGCCGGGCGAACTGGTGCTTTCAACCGTCCGCCTCAATCGAATCCTGGATATTTCACCAATCGAGCGGGTTGCGGTCGTGGAGGCCGGCGTGACACTGCAAGCGCTGCAAGTGGCGGCCGCGGAGCATCGACTTGAAACAGGGATCGATTTGCCATCGCGCGGTTCGGCAACGATCGGAGGTATGGCCTCGACGAATGCCGGGGGTATTGCAGCCTTTCGGTTTGGGGTCATGCGGCATCGCATTCTCGGCCTGGAGGCCGTGCTCGCGGATGGCTCGATCTATTCCGATCTTACACGGGTCGTGAAAAACGCGGCCGGCTATGATCTGAAACATCTCTTTGTGGGAGCCGAAGGAACACTCGGCATCATAACGCGTATTGCCGTCAAGCTTGAGCCCCAGCCCTTTGCCACGGCCACTGTCCTCTTCGGTTTACCGTCAGTTGATGCAGCGCTCGAGACAGTTCGTCGAGGTCTCGACGCCGAGTACGGTCAACTACGCGCTGCGGAAGCGATCTGGAACACCTATTTCCGTCTGACATCCGGCCATCATCGTTGGTCTGTCTCGGACTACAATGCCGAGCATCCGGTCAACCTGCTGGTTTCACTAAGCGGGGCCGAGGAGGGAGCGTTGCAATCGGAACTGGGACGTATCTATGAAGACGTCATCGAGGATCACCCCGACGCCTCAGCCGTCATTGCATCCTCAGGTGCGCAGGAGATGGATCTTTGGCGACTGCGCGAAGACACGGACCTCATCTACCGAAAGCATCCGAGCGCACCATCCTACGATGTCTCGGTTCCTCTATCGCAAGTCGGGTCTTATCTTAATCGCTGTCTTGCAGATCTCAGGGGACTGGATGCCACGTTCGATCCCTACGTGTTCGGCCATCTTGCTGACGGAAATCTCCATATCGTCCTCAACGCGGCTGGCAGTGACATTGCAGGCGAAAAGGCGAAAGCCATTGAGAAGGTGCTCTACAGGGACATAGTTACGATCGGCGGGTCATTCTCTGCCGAGCATGGGATCGGCACCAAGAGAGTGGGGTCACTGTCAGCCACATCGAACCCGGTCAAGCTGGCGCTGATGCATCGGGTCAAGGACACGCTCGATGCGTCCGCGATCCTCAATCCGGGAAAGGTGTTGCCCCGGCAACCGACCCTTCGGCGACGGGTTCACGCCACCCGATAG
- the gfa gene encoding S-(hydroxymethyl)glutathione synthase has product MPSVAIHPSLDSGFQATDAAFSGGTLVCNCASNPVKVRIRGDIAHNHACGCTKCWKPDGAVFSVVAVAPTDNVEILENGDKLAVMDPAALILRHACKDCGVHMYGPVERDHPFKGLSFLHPERFQETGWAKPGFAAFVSSIIESGYDPAKMDGVRGRLRELGIEPYDCLNPGLMDFIATWTAKKSGALKTDTA; this is encoded by the coding sequence ATGCCAAGCGTTGCGATACATCCATCCCTCGATTCCGGTTTCCAGGCGACCGATGCAGCCTTCTCGGGCGGCACACTTGTGTGCAACTGCGCGAGCAACCCTGTGAAGGTCCGGATCAGGGGCGACATTGCCCATAACCATGCCTGCGGCTGTACCAAGTGCTGGAAGCCCGATGGTGCTGTCTTCTCGGTCGTCGCCGTCGCGCCGACGGACAATGTCGAGATACTCGAAAACGGCGACAAGCTCGCTGTCATGGACCCGGCCGCTCTTATTCTGCGCCACGCCTGCAAGGACTGCGGCGTGCACATGTACGGCCCCGTCGAACGCGACCATCCGTTCAAGGGGCTTTCCTTCTTGCATCCTGAGCGGTTCCAGGAAACGGGCTGGGCGAAGCCGGGGTTTGCGGCTTTCGTGTCTTCGATCATCGAAAGCGGATACGATCCGGCAAAGATGGATGGCGTGCGTGGCCGCCTGCGAGAGCTTGGTATTGAGCCCTATGACTGCCTCAACCCTGGCCTCATGGACTTCATCGCCACCTGGACGGCAAAGAAGAGTGGCGCGCTCAAAACTGACACGGCCTGA